A stretch of Ischnura elegans chromosome 4, ioIscEleg1.1, whole genome shotgun sequence DNA encodes these proteins:
- the LOC124157301 gene encoding elongation of very long chain fatty acids protein AAEL008004-like yields the protein MDSMERLWIAQAKLFEEKGDPRVKHWPLMKDPWHLVTLLVLYLIFVLWLGPRIMKRRKPKSLKLPIALYNVFQVWANYKITMGVLDAGWKTHYTFGCQPVDYSDNPDAVRMAELCWWTLFIKILELLETVFFVLRKKYEQASFLHLYHHVSTLLFAWVLVKFIPGGMPTMYVLLNCSVHVVMYTYYLLTGLSTKLRTLLNPWKKYLTIIQMVQFVLMVAHASQALSPDCPLHACLPLSFIPNVLLVCCLFRRFYTRAYNPQAARPSPGRSKRKDTK from the exons ATGGACTCCATGGAGAGGCTATGGATCGCCCAAGCCAAGTTATTCGAGGAGAAAGGAG ATCCGAGGGTGAAGCACTGGCCACTGATGAAGGACCCTTGGCATCTTGTCACTCTTCTTGTACTATACCTCATATTTGTGCTATGGCTGGGACCAAGGATAATGAAACGCCGGAAACCGAAGTCCCTGAAATTGCCAATCGCTCTCTACAACGTCTTCCAAGTATGGGCGAACTACAAGATAACGATGGGG GTTCTGGATGCAGGTTGGAAAACTCACTATACGTTTGGGTGCCAACCCGTGGACTACTCGGACAACCCAGACGCTGTGCGG ATGGCTGAACTGTGCTGGTGGACCTTATTCATCAAAATCCTTGAGCTACTGGAAACG GTCTTCTTCGTGCTCCGCAAGAAATATGAGCAGGCCTCCTTTCTTCACCTTTATCACCATGTGTCCACACTGCTCTTTGCTTGGGTTTTGGTCAAGTTTATTCCgg GTGGGATGCCAACCATGTATGTATTGCTCAACTGCAGCGTACATGTCGTCATGTACACGTATTACCTGCTGACTGGACTTAGTACCAAACTAAGGACATTACTAAATCCTTGGAAGAAATATCTCACCATCATACAAATG GTGCAGTTCGTGTTGATGGTGGCGCACGCGTCGCAGGCCCTGTCCCCGGACTGCCCACTCCACGCCTGTCTCCCGCTCTCCTTCATCCCCAACGTGCTGCTCGTGTGCTGCCTCTTCCGCAGATTCTACACGCGGGCCTACAATCCACAGGCAGCGCGACCCTCACCGGGACGGAGCAAGAGGAAAGACACCAAGTGA